A portion of the Sulfuricurvum kujiense DSM 16994 genome contains these proteins:
- the flgH gene encoding flagellar basal body L-ring protein FlgH yields the protein MRISLYLSILSASLLLSGCTARLTEPEITFTPPKYVEEMPSREEENSFVARGSLFGQGDSPLFSDHKAMHVNDVVTVVISETASSSNVGKKALSEADTLGLNGGVFTSAGANSTVNSAVNKLNGLSNIGFTGGSTSSYAGSGSATKNASFTTTVSARIVKVMSNGNYFITGRREIMVDDQKQIMQLSGVIRPYDIDQNNQINSAKISDAKILYANEGDVDRSTQRGWGSKLVEAVWPF from the coding sequence ATGCGCATATCCCTTTACTTATCAATTTTATCTGCGTCATTGTTGCTGAGCGGTTGTACTGCGCGTCTGACAGAGCCTGAAATCACATTTACCCCTCCGAAATATGTCGAAGAGATGCCGTCGCGTGAAGAAGAGAACAGTTTTGTCGCCCGAGGCAGCCTGTTCGGTCAGGGGGACAGTCCTCTTTTTTCCGATCATAAAGCAATGCATGTAAACGATGTGGTCACGGTCGTGATCTCGGAGACGGCAAGCAGCTCGAATGTCGGTAAAAAAGCCCTTTCCGAAGCTGATACATTAGGCTTGAACGGTGGAGTATTCACTTCAGCCGGAGCAAACTCGACGGTTAATTCGGCGGTCAATAAACTGAACGGATTATCGAATATCGGATTCACCGGCGGATCGACCTCTTCGTATGCCGGATCCGGCAGTGCCACTAAAAACGCTTCGTTTACCACGACGGTTTCTGCTAGAATCGTTAAAGTTATGTCAAACGGAAACTATTTTATTACCGGGCGCCGAGAAATCATGGTGGATGATCAAAAACAGATCATGCAGCTAAGCGGTGTCATCCGTCCGTATGACATCGATCAGAATAATCAGATTAACTCGGCAAAAATTTCCGATGCCAAAATCCTATATGCCAATGAAGGGGATGTAGATCGCTCAACCCAGCGCGGCTGGGGAAGCAAACTGGTCGAAGCGGTTTGGCCATTTTAA